DNA sequence from the Candidatus Terasakiella magnetica genome:
TATGTTGTTCCCACCCATGCTTATGGGCGCAACTATTTTGCTTTATGATGGGGACCCGAAATTTGATGCGGATATTCACCTTAAGCTGATTGAGCGTTTTGGCGTGAATTGTTTCTGCGCACCGCCAACGGTTTATCGTGTCTTTGCCCAAATGGACCTTTCGCCATATAAGCTGGAGAGCTTAAACCATTGTATTGGTGCGGGTGAACCGTTGAACCCTGAAGTGATGCGCACATGGAAAGAGGCCACAGGCTGTGATGTTTATGATGGCTATGGTCAGACAGAAACCGTTAATATCGTTGCCAACTATAAGGGTATGGAAGTGCGCCCAGGCTCAATGGGTAAACCCGTCCCCGGCCTAACGGTTGATGTGGTTGATGAAGACGGTGAGATTGTTGAGATCGACACTGTTGGTCATATCGCTGTTAAAATGACACAGCAACACCCCCTTGGCCTGTTTACGGGCTATTTCAAGGATGAAGCCGCCAATGCCAAATGTTTTAAAAACGGTTGGTATTACACGGGTGATACGGCAACGCGTGATAAAGATGGCTACATCTGGTTTGTGGGCCGGTCTGACGATATTATTGGCTCAGCCGGATATCGCATCAGCCCGTTTGAGGTGGAAAGCGCTTTGATTGAGCATCCTGCCATTGCAGAATCGGCAGTTGTGGGCAAACCTGATCCAGTACGTGGTGAGATCGTAAAGGCATATGTGACCTTAAGTGCGGGCTATGAAGGCTCAAAAACCCTTGAAAAAGAGATTCAGGATTTTGTAAAGAATCTAACCGCACCTTACAAATATCCACGCGAGATTGAGTTCAGAGAAGCCTTGCCAAAGACAATTTCTGGCAAAATTCGCCGCGTTGAGTTACGTGACGAAGCCAAGGCAGAAGGCTAGGTATCTGATAATAAAGACAAAAAATAAAAAAAGGTGCCCATAAAACGGTACCTTTTTTTCTGCCTGATTTTTATGCGGTTTGTGTTGTAATAAAACCTTAATCAAAATATAACATTTCTGCAAAATTTGTTAACGGCTTTAGAGGCCGTCACACTGAATTCCTAGAGGGAACAGGCATGGATCTCAGTAATTTTCAGAAAATCGAACAAGCGCAATATGTCAACCGTCGTGAATTAGTACGTCTGGGCAGTGCAGCTTTGTTTCTCGTTGCGATTATCATTTATGTCGGCACAAAAATGCCGGGTAGCTTTTTGCTGATCTCAGCAGCCGTCATCGGTGGCTATATGGCCTTGAATATTGGTGCCAATGATGTTGCCAATAATGTTGGCCCGGCTGTTGGGTCAAAAACCATGACCTTAACGGGCGCGATTATCATTGCGGCTGTTTTTGAATCATCAGGTGCGATCATTGCCGGGGGCGATGTGGTGGGGACCATTCGCAAAGGGATTATCGATCCTTCTGCCATTACCGACCCTAACGTCTTTGTCTGGTTGATGATGGCGGCTTTGCTGGCAGGTGCTGTCTGGCTCAATCTGGCAACAGCCTTGGGCATGCCTGTCTCGACCACACACTCCATTGTTGGGGGCGTATTGGGCGCAGGCGTTGCTGCAGCAGGCTGGGACATTGCAAACTGGACAAAGGTTGGTCAAATCGCCGCAAGCTGGGTGATCTCACCAGTGTTAGGCGGGGTGATTGCCGCCTGTTTCTTATATACGATTAAGCGAACCATTACCTATAAGACCGATATGATTGAATCGGCGAAGAAAATCGTCCCGCTTTTAATTGGTGCGATGGCATGGGCTTTCACGACATATTTGATCATGAAAGGCTTAAAAAAGCTCTTTAAGCTGGATTTCATCACGGCCCTTGGTGGTGGTTTTGTTATTGCTTTCTTGATTTACCTGATTGTGCGCCCGCTGATTGCTAAGGCTGCAGAAGGTCTTGAGTCCAACAAAGCCTCAGTCAATAAACTGTTTGTCATTCCGCTGATTTGTTCAGCAGCCCTCTTAAGCTTTGCCCATGGTGCAAACGATGTGGCAAATGCGGTTGGGCCACTGGCAGCGATCTATGATGTGATTTCACATGGGGCCATGGCGGCAAAAGCCTCTATCCCATTGTGGGTGATGGTCATTGGTGCCTTGGGTATTTCCGTAGGTCTTGCCCTCTTTGGTCCGAAACTGATCCGCACAGTAGGCTCTGAAATTACCGAGCTGGATCAGGCGCGTGCCTTTTGTATTGCCATGGCAGCTGCCATTACGGTGATTATCGCCAGCCAATTGGGCTTGCCTGTCAGTTCAACTCACATTGCCATTGGGGCGATCTTCGGGATTGGTTTCTTGCGCGAAGCCATTAAATCTAATTACGGCAATATGGTTGTGGAAATTAAATCCCACCATGAAGGTAAAGATGAAGCCGAAGTTGCCGCTTTCCTTGATAAGTTTGAAACAGCAAGCTTTGAAGAAAAAGGCTTCATGTTGAAAGACTTGAAAAAGAACAGAGAAGCCCCAACCGTTACCAAGAAAGAACGCAAGAGCCTTGCCAAAGAATATAAGAAGGAATTGGTGAAACGCTCAGCTGTCTTAAAAATTGTGGCGGCATGGGTGATTACTGTACCGCTTTCAGGCCTGTTGGCTGCGATCATTTACTTCACAATCCGTGGCATGCTTTTGCCGTGAGACTTGTGAGATAACATATTAAAAAAGCCATCTTGAAATTAATCAAGATGGCTTTTTTTGTAACTGTTTTTTAAAAACTGAATGAGTTACCCAATCGGGTTCATAAAGCTTTCAGGCAGGGTTGCAACACCGTTATAAAGAACCTTCTCCCCAGATACACGCACCTTACGCTCAGCAATGAGTTTTAGGGCCAGTGGGTAGATTTTATGTTCTTGTTCCAACACGCGTGCACCAAGGTCATCTGGACTGTCTGAAGACAGCACAGGCACAGCCGCTTGTACGATAATCGGGCCTTCATCCATGGCAGGGCGCACATAATGCACTGTTGCGCCATGGAACTTAACGCCCGCTTCAATAGCGCGCTCGTGCGTGTGTAGCCCTTTAAAGGACGGCAACAGGGCAGGGTGGATGTTGATTAAGCGATCACGCCACTTATGCACAAAACTATCAGTTAGCAGACGCATAAAGCCTGCCAGACAGACCATCTGGATTTTATCGCTATCAAGAACCTGATGCAGGGCGTCTTCAAACGGTTCACGACCATTATATTTTTTATGGTCCACAACCGTTGTCTTGATCCCGGCCTGTTTGGCACGCTCAAGCCCGTAGGCATTATCCACATTAGAAATCACGCGAATGATCTCTGCTGGGGAATCTTCAGCTGTGCACATGTCAATCAGGGCCTGAAGGTTACTGCCACCACCAGAGATGAGAACAGCGACTCTTAGCTTTGCCATGTCTCAATACCTGAAATTTCAACCAGTTCACCTTCGCTGCGTTTTACAACAGAGCCAAGGTTGGTTACGGTTTCGCCACCATCTTCAAGGATTTTTGTCAACGCATCAACTTTGTCTGCATCAACAATCACGCACATGCCGATACCGCAGTTAAAGGTACGTGCAAGTTCGCTATTGGCAATGCCGCCAGCTTCTGCCAACCAAGAAAAGACTGCTGGAAGTTTCCAGGCAGAACCATCAAGGTCAACACCAAGGCCGTCTGGCAAGACGCGTGGAATATTTTCCACAAGACCACCGCCTGTAATGTGCGCAAGAGCGTTCACGCCGCCTGCTTTAATGGCAGCCAATGTGCTTTTGACATAAATTTTTGTGGGATCAAGCAGGGCTTCTGCCAAGCTGCGCGAGCTATCAAACGGGGCAGGTGCGCTATAATCAAGGCCAGCGGCCTCAACAACGCGGCGTACCAAAGAAAAACCGTTGGAATGAAGGCCGTTTGAGGCCAAGCCCAAAACAACATCGCCTTCTTTAACATTGGCACCTGTCAGTTCTTGTCCGCGCTCAACCGCGCCAACACAGAAACCAGCCAAATCATAATCACCTTCGCTATACATGCCCGGCATTTCAGCGGTTTCCCCACCGATCAATGCGCTGCCCGCTTGCGTGCAACCTTCAGCGATACCTTTGATGATATCGCGACCAGCAGAAACATCAAGTTTGCCTGTGGCGTAGTAATCAAGGAAAAGAAGTGGTTCAGCACCTTGGACAACAAGGTCGTTTACGCACATGGCGACAAGGTCGATTCCCACCGTGTCGTGCTTGTCTGCCAAAATGGCGACTTTAAGTTTGGTGCCGACACCATCTGTGCCTGACACAAGGATTGGGTCTTGATATCCTGCTGCGCGCAGGTCAAAGAAAGCACCAAAACCACCAAGGCCATCCATCACGCCGGGGCGTTTTGTGGACTTTGCGAGTGGTTTGATCTCATCGACCAAATCGTTCCCGGCATCAATATCGACGCCTGCATCTTTGTAGGTGAGACCTTTTTGATCTGCCATGACCCAACCTTCATCTATATCTGATATGAAAACGGCGTCCAACATACACGATGTTGAACGCCGATGAACATACTGAATTGAGCCCAGTTTGCAATGAAGAAAACGTTTTTAGACGTTTTTCTTTTAGGCACATTGCTCCAGCGGCTTCATGCTTTCAATTGCAGTCCCGATATTTTGCCAAACGGACGTTGTTTCCTGATCGTGGCAACGGTTTAGGTGATATTGATATTTTTCTACAGCCTTTGAATGGCCGTATTCATCAATAAGATGTTCTGCGATTTCTTTTGGGCTTACGCTCATTTTCATGGAAATGACTCCTTTTAAATGTGGCAGTATGCTTCTAGCGGTATGTTTTTGTTTTTATTGCACTGCGATATTGCCATTGTGCAGTGCGGTAGTCAAGGGCGACTTTGTAAAAAAATTGTTACAGAATCCTAAAGAATTGCCATTTTCTTGCATCTGGTTGAAAAACAGGGCAAAACTGTCTCAAGACATTTTAATGCATGAGGCTTTCCATGATTCTTCACTTGCGCATGTTCGGTTTTATGACCTTACTTTTTGCGGCTCTTTTTCTTTCACCTAATGCGGTGAATGCAGTAGATGTATTTGAGGTAAAAGGGGTTTATGTGGATGTGACGGCAAAATCTGTGACCCAAGCGCGCAAAAAAGCCATGCGCGAAGGCCAAGGCCGTGCCTTTGATATTTTGCTTAAACGATTAACCATGCGCGATGATCGCGATCTTTTGCCATGGGTGGAGCCAAAAGACAGGGCGCAATATATCCGTGATTTTTCTATCAGTGGTGAGAAATCATCCTCTGTGCGTTATCTTGCGACTTATAGCTATCATTTCAAACCTGATGCGATCCGCCGTTTGCTTAAATCGCGCGGTATTGCTTTTGCGGAAACCATAAGCAAGCCTGTGCTGGTCCTGCCTTTGTTTGAAAATGGATCACAGATCACCTTATGGGATGAACCAAACCCATGGCGTGCGGCTTGGAGTAAGGTCGGTACACAAAACGGTCTTGTGCCCATTGCTTTGCCCTTGGGGGACTTGGCTGATATCTCGGGACTTTCTGTACAACAGGCAGCCAGTGTGGATGAGAGCGCCTTGTCCAATATGGCAAATCGTTACGGGGTCAACAGCGCAACGGTTACCCAACTGGTCGTGACCGGGCGTGATCTTGAAAATCAGCCCAATAATGTGGATCTGGTGATTAACCGCGTGGGTTCTAAATATGCAGGGCGCACAACTTTGCTGGGCCTTGGCGCAAAAGAAGGGGAAACATCTGAAGATTTCCTCAAACGCGTGGCGATGGACGTTTCGGATTACTTACAAGAAAGTTGGAAGCGCGATAACCTGTTGCAGTTTGGCGTGGTGGATGTGCTGCCGGTTAATTTGACCATTGGTAATTTGAAAGAATGGCTGAGCGTGAAAGAGCGTTTGGGCAAGGTCGCTGTGGTACGCCGCATTGAACTGGCGTTATTATCACGCGATGCCGTACAGCTTAACTTACATTTTATTGGCAAGTTGGACCAGCTCATCGGCTCACTTCGTCAAGTCGATCTGGATTTAACCGTCACGGGTGAAAGCTGGTCACTGGTTAATCTGGGTGAGGGTAGCCGTTCGTGAGTCAGCAGTTTTGGCTGAATATTCCCAATATGATCACCATCGCGCGCGTAATGGCGGTGCCATTTATGGTGTGGTTGATTATTTCCCATGAGTTACAGGCCGCCTTCTGGCTGTTTATTGCCGCAGGTATCAGCGATGGTGTTGATGGCTATCTGGCAAAAATTTTAAAAGCGCGTACCCAAATAGGTGCCTTTTTAGACCCGATTGCGGATAAACTCTTGCTGGTGAGCGTGTTTGTTGTCCTTGGGGTGCAAGAGCTTATTCCCTTATGGTTGGTGATCATGGTGGTCTTTCGCGATATGGCCATTGTCATTGGGGCGGCCTTAATAGAATTGCTGACACGGGATTTAAAAATGTCCCCAAATTTCAGCAGCAAGGTTAATACCACCGTGCAGATTGTCCTGCTTTCTTTTGTCTTGGGCGTGCATGGTTTGGAAGTGACTGATATGATATGGGCCATTGATGTGTTGGTTTATATAACCGCGCTGACCACCTTGGTTTCCGGGCTGATTTATCTTTATCAGTGGGGGATCAATATCTCAAAGGAAAATGGGGAGTGATATGGAAGCATCGAAGCAATTAAAAATCTGGTCCATCAGTTTGCTGGTTTTTATCCTGCTTCTGTATGTGTTGCATGATGTGCTCACCCCGTTTGTTGCGGGTATGGCCGTGGCCTATTTTATAGACCCCATTGCCGATAAGCTGGAGAAATGGGGCCTGTCGCGTACAACGGCAACCAGTGTCATCACCGTTGGGTTTTTTATCATTATGATCGGGGCATTATCGCTCTTACTTCCGGTGCTGACTTCACAAGTCATTGGTTTTGCAGGGCGTGTACCAACCTATTTTGATCATTTGCATGGTTTGTTAAAACCTGTGGTACAGCAAGTCTTTTCTGGTGCCAGTGAAGCTGATTTAAAAGAACTTGGTGCAACAGCGGCAAGTTTTGCCAAACAGGCCTTTAGTGTGGTGGGTAATTTACTGCAACGCTTAATCAGTGGTGGGGCGGCGCTGTTTGATGTGGTTTCCATCCTTGTGTTGACCCCTTTGGTGACTTTTTATCTGTTGCGCGATTGGGACTTGTTGGTTGCGCGCATTGATCATTGGCTGCCCAGAAAACATGCCCCTGTTATTCGCGAACAATTTAGCCTGATTGATGAAACCTTGGCTGGTTTCGTGCGCGGGCAGGCTAGTGTCTGTTTGATGCTGGGGAGTTTTTACGCCATCGGCCTTTCTGTTTTAGGGCTGGAGTTTGGCCTGTTGGTTGGGCTTGGAGCAGGCTTGATTTCCTTTATCCCGTATTTTGGCTCTATCCTTGGCTTTGGGGTTTCCATCTCCATTGCGCTTGTGCAGTTTGATGACCTCACCCAAGTGGGCTTGGTCGCCGGTGTTTTTGCCATTGGGCAAATTCTTGAAGGCAATGTGCTCACGCCCAAACTGGTGGGTGAAAAAGTTGGCCTGCATCCGGTTTGGGTCATCTTTGCCTTAATGGCTGGTGGGGCCTTAGCGGGCTTTACAGGGGTGATGTTGGCTGTCCCTGTGGCTGCAATTATTGGTGTGTTGGTGAGATTCGGGCTTGCCCAATATATGAAAAGTGCGCTTTATACAGGCACGCCTTCAAACAAAGCTTGAATAAAGAAACTGAGACTGTGACGACCCATTCACAACTTCCACTGGATTTTGATTATCGCCCTTCAATGAGAGGCGATGATTTTCTCGTGTGCAGTAGTAATGCTGAGGCCGTGGCATGGCTGGATAAATGGCCAGATTGGTCCGGTGCGCCTTTTGTGGTGATCTATGGGCAGCCGGGCTGTGGCAAGACGCATCTGGCTGAAGTTTTTCGCCAAGCAACGGGCGCACAGGCTCTAAAGCTTTGCCAAGACCCTTATGAAACCATGGGGGAGGCAAGCGTGGGCGTTCTTGAAGATGTGGATCGTTTAATTGCCGATCACCAGAAAGATTTGTTTCATCTCTATAACCATGCCAAGGAAAAAGGCCTGACGTTGTTGTTAAGCGCGCGCACTGCGCCAGCACAATGGCAGATCACCTTGCCGGATTTAAAGACGCGCATGGGCGCTGTTCCGGTTGTTGAGATTGGTCAACCGGATGATATGTTGATGGAAGCTGTGCTGGTGAAACTGTTTTCAGATCGCCAGCTTAAGGTCGAGCGCGACGTCATCGCCTTCATGCTGTTGCGCATGGAGCGTTCATTTGAACAGGCCATCAGGCTTGTTCAGGAAATTGATCGCCGTGCCCTTTCTGAAAAACGCAAGATCACTGTGCCGCTGGCACGATCAGTTCTTCAGAATCTATCATAGCTTCTTCTACAATCTCATCTTTACAGATGTCTTCTTTTTTTAGCGTGCGGATCATTTTGCAGTCTTTTTCCGTCACAACAGAAAGACCATGGTCCGCAACAGTTTTTTCTGTTGCTAAATAAGAGATGCCATCAAGAGCGAAAGAGATGATTTTCAAGGCAGGAGGACCTGCACAAGCAGAGAGAAAAAGCAGGGATGACCCCAGCAAGAGGTAGGCGCGTAGTTTATTTTTATTCGGCATATTATTCTTCTTATTGAAGTTAAAAAAAACGCGGTCACACTAAGGATGACCGCGATTTCTTAACTTTGTCTTAACGCAGTTTTTTGCTTATTCTGCATTGTCTGCCTTTTCGGCAGCTTTTTCAACTTTTACCTTCTCTTTTGGAAGGTTAAGTTTGATGTGGAGTTCACGCAGCTGTTCGATAGAAACTTCACATGGTGCTTCCATCAAGAGGTCTTCTGCACGTTGGTTCATTGGGAAGGCGATGACTTCACGAATGTTTGGCTCATCAGCCAGCAACATAACCATACGGTCGATGCCCGGTGCACAACCGCCATGTGGTGGGGCGCCAAATTTAAAGGCACGCAACATGCCACCAAATTCTTTTTCAACCACTTCAGGCTCATAACCTGCCAAACCAAAGGCTTTATACATGATTTCCGGTTTGTGGTTACGCACAGCACCAGAAGACAGCTCAATACCGTTACAAACGATGTCATACTGCCATGCAAGGATATCCAGCGGGTCTTTACTCTCAAGCGCTTCCATACCGCCTTGTGGCATAGAGAACGGGTTGTGAGAGAAATCGATTTTACCCGTTTCTTCGTTTAATTCGTACATTGGGAAGTCAACAACCCAGCAGAAATCGAATTTGCTGTCGTCCAGCAGTTCCAGCTCGTCACAAACGCGGGTACGCACAACGCCTGCAAAATCAGCCGCATCATTTTCTTTACCACAGACAAAGAAGACTGCATCGCCGTTACCTAGACCACAAGCATCCAAGATTGCCTGAACGCGTTCTTCACCAAGGTTTTTGGCAATTGGGCCTTTTTGTGTGCCGTCTTCAGCAATGGCAATGTAGCCCAAGCCACCTTTGCCTTCATCGCGTGCCCAGTTGTTTAGCTTGTCAAAGAAGCTACGTGGGCGAGTTGCTGCACCGGGTGCGGGGATGGCACGAACCACATTGCCCTGATCTACCAATTTGGCAAAGAGACCGAAGTTAGAGCCACGAAACGGCTCAGTTGTATCAGTGATGATCAATGGGTTGCGCAGGTCCGGCTTGTCGTTACCGTATTTGAGCATGGATTCTTTGTAAGGAATACGCGGGAAAGGAAGTGGTGTAACTTCACGACCGCCACCAAAGTTGGTGAAGATTTCATGCATGATTGGCTCAATCGCATTAAACACATCATCCTGTGTTGCATAAGCCATTTCAAAATCGAGTTGGTAGAATTCGCCCGGTGAACGGTCCGCACGTGCATCTTCATCGCGGAAACAGGGGGCAATCTGGAAATATTTGTCAAAGCCTGACACCATCAACAATTGCTTAAACTGTTGTGGAGCCTGTGGCAGGGCATAGAATTTACCCGGATGGTTACGTGCAGGCACCAGATAGTCACGCGCACCTTCTGGTGAAGAGGCGGTCAGGATAGGTGTCTGGATTTCCATGAAGTCCTGATCCGTCATCAAGCGGCGGATTTCAGAGATTACTTTAGAACGTAACTTGATGTTGTTGTGCAGTTGTTCGCGGCGCAAGTCCAAGAAACGGTGGCGCAGGCGAATTTCTTCACCAGCTTCTTCGTTACCGGCAACCTGCATGGGCAGCACGTCACAAGCTGATTCAAGGACCAGCTCGCTGATGTAGATTTCAATCGCGCCTGTTGGCATATCAGGGTTAACGGTTTCAGCTGTACGCTTAACCACTTTACCTGTGATGGTCAGCACGCTTTCAACGCGTGCGCCTTCAGCGATTGGGAAAAGATCGGAGGACACATCGATGACACATTGTGTCATGCCATAGTGATCGCGCAAATCGATGAACAGGAGGTTACCGTGGTCACGTTTAGAGTGAATCCAACCGGAAAGGCGAACAATGTCACCTTCTTGTTCAGGGCGCAGTTCGTTACATTTATGTGTGCGATAGGGATGCATCTTTCGCTCGTCTCTTTTGCATGAATTTCAAGGGGTCATCAGATTATGATAATCTGGACAGCGTGAAATCGCATTTAAGAGGGGCAAATGTCAAGAGATATAAGGACCATTGGCCCTATTCTTCGCACTTTTTTGGGAATTAGACGGACTTGGCAGCAATAGCCCCTCGCTTGCGCAAGGGGGATAGTGGTATTGCAAGAAAATTACGCGCTTTTACCAGAAGGCAAAAGGCTGAAGTTACATGCCAATGGCAATGGCTTTGCGTACCAAGTCTGGTAGGTTCGGTGCATCCATTTTACGCATGACGGTTGCGCGATAAATTTCCACGGTGCGTGGGCTGATGTCTAAGGATTGAGCCGCTTCTTTGTTAGAGGCACCTTTAACAATCAAATCCATCACTTCGCGCTCACGCGGTGTAAGTTCATCAACCGTTTTTTTAACGATCTCGGCTTCTTCTGCAGAAGGGAGGTTTTTTTGCGGTGTGCCGCTGACGCGATCCACACAGGCAATTAACTCATCTGGCTGTACCGGCTTTTGGATAAAATCAACCGCGCCAGCTTGCATGGCTTGAACCGCCATAGGCACTTCGGCATGTGCAGTCAGGAATACAATAGGCAGGGGAAACTTCATTTCATTGAGTTTCTTTTGAAGCTCAAGCCCGTCCATTTCCGGCATATTGACGTCAAGGACGACACATCCGGTTTGAGGGATGTTATCGACTTGGGAAAGAAACTGGCTGGCAGACGCATAGGTATGGACCTTGCGTTGATCTGTCGTCATTGCAGTTTCCAAATAGTCCAAGAGGTCTTGGTCGTCATCTACAAGATATACGTTTATCGCGGCCACTTAATTATTATCCTAGTATTATTCCTTAAGGGTAGGAAATAGGGTACTAATAAAAGGGCTTTGGAATCAAGAGGGATATTGAAATAAGAGGCAAGTCTTTTGAAGTACCGAAATAATTTGTTATATAAAAATAAATAACAAAAAATATTGACTAATTAGGTAAAAGGGCTCATATAGGCTTCAGTTTAGCGTTCTGCGCTATGGAAATGAAGATAAACTGAGGCTTTTATTAATGGCTAACCAAGTCGTAACCGCTAATCGTCTGGACGATGGCCTTGCTGTTTTTTACGCAAGTGATGGTCAATGGTACAATGATATTTCTAAGGCTGAAATCGTCGAAAATGGCGATGAAAGCGAAAAACTACTTGAGCGCGCATCTGATGATGCGAATCAGTTGATTGTTGTTGGGCCTTATCTCATTGATGTTGAACAGGAAGGCACTCAGCCTGTTCCTGTTCGTTACCGTGAAATGATTCGCACAAAAGGTCCTTCTGTGCGCCCCGATCTTGGCTATCAAGCTAAATAAATAAGGAATCGAGATTAATGTATAAGTATGACGAATATGACCAAAAGCTGGTTGACGAACGCGTCGAACAGTTCCGTGGTCAGGTGAACCGTCGCTTAAGTGGTGAGTTGAGTGAAGAAGAATTCCGCCCACTACGTCTCATGAACGGTGTTTATCTGCAGCTCCATGCCTATATGCTGCGTGTCGCCATTCCTTATGGCACGATGAACAGTACGCAATTGCGCCAGTTTGCTTATATCGCGCGCACTTATGATAAAGGCTATGGTCACTTTACCACGCGCCAGAATATCCAGTTTAACTGGCCCAAGCTGGTTGATTTGCCAGATATCCTGACAGACCTTTCTAAAGTGCAGATGCATGCCATGCAGACCAGTGGTAACTGTATTCGCAATACCACGTCTGACCAATATGCCGGGGCAGCTTTTGATGAGCTGGAAGATCCGCGCCCTTGGTGTGAGCTAATCCGCCAATGGTCAACCATGCATCCTGAGTTTACCTATCTGCCGCGTAAATTTAAAATGGCAGTTACGGGCTCACCAACCGATCGCGCCGCTGTTGCAATCCATGATATCGGCCTGCGTATTCGCCGTGATGATCAAGGTGAACTTGGTTTTGAAGTGATGGTCGGCGGTGGCCTTGGTCGCACGCCCATGATTGGTAAAACCATCTGTGAGTTTTTGCCTAAAGAAGACCTGCTATCTTATCTTGAAGCGATCTTGCGGGTTTATAACCAGTTCGGCCGTCGCGATAACAAATATAAAGCCCGTATCAAAATTCTGGTCCATGAAATTGGCGCTGATAAGTTTGGCGAACTTGTGGAAGAAGAATGGGAAGCCATTCGTGACAGTGCTTTGCAATTGCCACAAGATGAGCTGGAAGAAATGCGCGCGCATTTCACACCACCTGCCTTTGAAGTATTGCCAAGCTTGAACCCGACATTTTCTGAAAAAGTTCAGGAAGATCAGGAATTTGCCTATTGGGTACAAAATAATGTGAAAGAACATAAGCAACAAGGCTATGCCATTGCTA
Encoded proteins:
- a CDS encoding HdaA/DnaA family protein — translated: MCSSNAEAVAWLDKWPDWSGAPFVVIYGQPGCGKTHLAEVFRQATGAQALKLCQDPYETMGEASVGVLEDVDRLIADHQKDLFHLYNHAKEKGLTLLLSARTAPAQWQITLPDLKTRMGAVPVVEIGQPDDMLMEAVLVKLFSDRQLKVERDVIAFMLLRMERSFEQAIRLVQEIDRRALSEKRKITVPLARSVLQNLS
- the aspS gene encoding aspartate--tRNA ligase; protein product: MHPYRTHKCNELRPEQEGDIVRLSGWIHSKRDHGNLLFIDLRDHYGMTQCVIDVSSDLFPIAEGARVESVLTITGKVVKRTAETVNPDMPTGAIEIYISELVLESACDVLPMQVAGNEEAGEEIRLRHRFLDLRREQLHNNIKLRSKVISEIRRLMTDQDFMEIQTPILTASSPEGARDYLVPARNHPGKFYALPQAPQQFKQLLMVSGFDKYFQIAPCFRDEDARADRSPGEFYQLDFEMAYATQDDVFNAIEPIMHEIFTNFGGGREVTPLPFPRIPYKESMLKYGNDKPDLRNPLIITDTTEPFRGSNFGLFAKLVDQGNVVRAIPAPGAATRPRSFFDKLNNWARDEGKGGLGYIAIAEDGTQKGPIAKNLGEERVQAILDACGLGNGDAVFFVCGKENDAADFAGVVRTRVCDELELLDDSKFDFCWVVDFPMYELNEETGKIDFSHNPFSMPQGGMEALESKDPLDILAWQYDIVCNGIELSSGAVRNHKPEIMYKAFGLAGYEPEVVEKEFGGMLRAFKFGAPPHGGCAPGIDRMVMLLADEPNIREVIAFPMNQRAEDLLMEAPCEVSIEQLRELHIKLNLPKEKVKVEKAAEKADNAE
- a CDS encoding response regulator transcription factor, producing the protein MAAINVYLVDDDQDLLDYLETAMTTDQRKVHTYASASQFLSQVDNIPQTGCVVLDVNMPEMDGLELQKKLNEMKFPLPIVFLTAHAEVPMAVQAMQAGAVDFIQKPVQPDELIACVDRVSGTPQKNLPSAEEAEIVKKTVDELTPREREVMDLIVKGASNKEAAQSLDISPRTVEIYRATVMRKMDAPNLPDLVRKAIAIGM
- a CDS encoding DUF2849 domain-containing protein translates to MANQVVTANRLDDGLAVFYASDGQWYNDISKAEIVENGDESEKLLERASDDANQLIVVGPYLIDVEQEGTQPVPVRYREMIRTKGPSVRPDLGYQAK
- a CDS encoding nitrite/sulfite reductase: MYKYDEYDQKLVDERVEQFRGQVNRRLSGELSEEEFRPLRLMNGVYLQLHAYMLRVAIPYGTMNSTQLRQFAYIARTYDKGYGHFTTRQNIQFNWPKLVDLPDILTDLSKVQMHAMQTSGNCIRNTTSDQYAGAAFDELEDPRPWCELIRQWSTMHPEFTYLPRKFKMAVTGSPTDRAAVAIHDIGLRIRRDDQGELGFEVMVGGGLGRTPMIGKTICEFLPKEDLLSYLEAILRVYNQFGRRDNKYKARIKILVHEIGADKFGELVEEEWEAIRDSALQLPQDELEEMRAHFTPPAFEVLPSLNPTFSEKVQEDQEFAYWVQNNVKEHKQQGYAIANISLKPIGGIPGDISHVQMDALAEFADQYSFGEIRATHEQNLVLAHVKRDDLYVLWQKLKEQGLATPNSGLITDLIACPGLDYCALANSRSIPLAQRISERFGELDRQHDIGKIQVKISGCINACTHHHVGHIGILGVDKKGQEFYQVTLGGRADENANIGKIVGAGFSTDEIVDAVETVVNTYISLRESKEETFLDAFDRVGEQPFKEALYGAR